In Mercenaria mercenaria strain notata chromosome 13, MADL_Memer_1, whole genome shotgun sequence, a single window of DNA contains:
- the LOC123530399 gene encoding galactose-specific lectin nattectin-like has product MNPASWTSAQTSCINGGGNLAEITSAVENSFLVHLRDNYSDKNAWIGLRKANNKGTYTWVSSGNDPIFTFWASGQPNLAASLEGCVEIWWAGKWNDLQCETKRPYFCERSVIGAYRLPINRTGKSEEETISQRPVKKDITVIFLLF; this is encoded by the exons ATGAATCCTGCAAGCTGGACTTCCGCTCAG ACTTCGTGCATAAATGGAGGTGGAAATCTTGCGGAAATTACCAGCGCTGTAGAGAACTCATTCCTGGTCCACCTAAGAGACAACTATtcag ATAAAAATGCTTGGATTGGTTTGAGAAAGGCTAATAATAAAGGCACTTACACCTGGGTTTCATCTGGAAATGATCCTATATTCACATTCTGGGCAAGTGGCCAACCTAACCTTGCTGCTTCTCTGGAAGGCTGTGTTGAAATATGGTGGGCCGGAAAGTGGAACGATTTGCAATGCGAAACTAAACGACCCTATTTTTGTGAACGTTCGGTAATTGGTGCGTATAGA ttgcCAATTAACAGAACTGGAAAATCTGAAGAGGAAACGATCAGCCAAAGACCTGTTAAGAAAGACATTACtgtcatttttttgttattttaa
- the LOC123529722 gene encoding LOW QUALITY PROTEIN: C-type mannose receptor 2-like (The sequence of the model RefSeq protein was modified relative to this genomic sequence to represent the inferred CDS: substituted 1 base at 1 genomic stop codon): protein MVADFKCFCKQPFTGSVCQEKCPLGWTAFGGSCYRLSTSTANWFSALTSCRQGGGDLVEITSAEENEFLADIVKKKYVKSAWIGLNDLASEGSYIWVSSGNNANFTYWARNQLRDDYSVEDCVEMXKSGQWNDMNCESYRNYFCELSGIKTCPAGWTSFGKSCYSIGSSPTSWFLAQTLCRKHGGNLVEIKNGAEITFLTDLKSKVQVSSAWIGLIDQGNEDAHIWVSSGHVANFTNWASGQPSDSSPVEDCIEMRDAGQWKDMDCERDQKYICERSSITKDDLSKPSGYCFPDPCLNGGTCIDAKDNYTCSCRPSFFGRNCEEIRSNNCSPNPCQNGGTCVDGTNYYICYCINDFTGRNCEGKYCLCDK from the exons ATGGTCGCAGATTTTAAGTGCTTTTGTAAACAACCATTTACGGGAAGTGTCTGTCAGG AAAAATGCCCCTTGGGATGGACGGCTTTCGGAGGAAGTTGCTACAGATTAAGCACTAGTACTGCAAATTGGTTTTCTGCTCTG ACTTCATGTAGACAAGGCGGAGGGGATCTTGTAGAAATAACAAGCGCTGAAGAAAATGAATTCCTAGCtgacattgtaaaaaaaaaatatg TTAAAAGTGCTTGGATTGGTCTGAATGATCTGGCTAGCGAAGGCAGTTATATCTGGGTTTCATCAGGGAATAATGCCAACTTTACGTACTGGGCACGCAACCAACTTAGAGATGATTACTCTGTAGAAGATTGTGTTGAAATGTGAAAATCCGGTCAGTGGAACGATATGAACTGCGAAAGCTATCGAAATTATTTTTGCGAACTTTCTGGTATCA aaacatgTCCAGCAGGATGGACCTCTTTTGGAAAAAGTTGCTATAGCATAGGCAGTAGCCCTACAAGTTGGTTTTTGGCTCAG ACTTTATGTAGAAAACATGGAGGAAATCTTGTAGAAATCAAAAACGGTGCCGAGATTACATTCCTTACAGACCTTAAGAGCAAGGTTCAAG TTTCAAGTGCTTGGATTGGACTGATTGATCAGGGTAATGAAGACGCACATATCTGGGTGTCATCCGGACATGTTGCCAACTTTACGAATTGGGCAAGTGGGCAGCCTAGCGATTCTTCCCCTGTGGAAGACTGTATTGAAATGCGGGATGCCGGTCAGTGGAAAGACATGGACTGTGAAAGGGATCAAAAGTATATTTGTGAACGTTCTAGCATCA CAAAAGATGATCTCAGCAAACCCTCAGGTTACTGCTTCCCAGACCCATGCCTAAATGGAGGTACATGTATTGATGCGAAAGATAATTACACATGTTCCTGTCGACCTTCATTCTTTGGAAGAAATTGCGAAG AGATCAGATCCAATAACTGCTCGCCAAACCCATGCCAAAATGGCGGTACTTGTGTTGATGGAACAAATTATTACATATGCTACTGCATAAATGATTTTACTGGACGCAACTGTGAGGGCAAGTATTGTTTATGTGATAAATAA